One window from the genome of Nicotiana tomentosiformis chromosome 5, ASM39032v3, whole genome shotgun sequence encodes:
- the LOC104084501 gene encoding uncharacterized protein: MSSGGRGGQGLAGGKDCKGHKGAIRLKIGSWNIWTLIGKSIELTRFLQKMKVNIACVQEDRWVGTKAREADEFKLWYSGGMRGKNGVGILVDRELNELVVKVRRVNDRWMTIKLVIRWCTLNVISAYASQVGLDEEVKRRFWEGGDFNGHTGKTAEGYNEVHDGFNFGDRNEGGTSLLDLAKAFDLMIANSSFQKKEEHLVTFQSTTTRTQIDDLFLRRCDKGLCTNCKEKLLALGAWRSSGDASGIWMMTMNYTREATREVLGVLKGYVDGKYGDWWWNEDVQRKVEAKKMAYSKLVESTDEEEKRTNREGYKKDKKR, from the exons ATGTCCTCGGGTGGGAGAGGGGGGCAGGGGTTGGCAGGGGGCAAGGATTGTAAGGGCCACAAAGGAGCCATTAGGTTGAAAATTGGATCTTGGAACATATGGACTTTAATAGGGAAGTCTATTGAATTGACTAGGTTTCTCCAGAAGATGAAGGTCAATATAGCTTGTGTCCAAGAGGATAGGTGGGTGGGGACTAAGGCACGGGAGGCGGACGAGTTTAAACTGTGGTACTCCGGAGGCATGAGGGGTAAGAACGGAGTTGGCATCTTGGTGGACAGGGAACTCAATGAGCTAGTAGTAAAGGTTAGGCGGGTGAATGATAGGTGGATGACTATTAAGTTAGTGATTAGATGGTGTACTTTGAATGTTATTAGCGCTTACGCATCCCAAGTGGGGCTGGATGAGGAGGTTAAAAGGCGCTTTTGGGAGG GAGGGGATTTTAATGGGCATACCGGGAAGACTGCTGAGGGTTATAATGAAGTGCACGATGGCTTCAATTTTGGGGATAGAAATGAAGGTGGTACTTCGCTGCTGGATTTAGCTAAGGCATTCGATTTAATGATAGCGAACTCGAGTTTTCAGAAGAAGGAAGAGCACTTGGTTACCTTCCAGAGTACGACGACCAGGACCCAaattgatgatctctttcttagGAGGTGTGATAAAGGTCTCTGCACAAATTGCAAG GAGAAGTTGTTGGCTCTgggggcttggaggagtagtggggacgcaAGTGGTatatggatgatgacaatgaacTACACTAGGGAGGctacgagagaggtgttaggggtttTGAAGGGTTATGTTGATGGCAAATACggggactggtggtggaatgaagatGTCCAAAGGAAAGTAGAAGCTAAGAAAATGGCATATTCGAAGCTAGTAGAGAGCACggacgaggaggagaagaggacCAACAGAGAAGGGTATAAAAAAGATAAGAAGAGGTGA